One Elaeis guineensis isolate ETL-2024a chromosome 10, EG11, whole genome shotgun sequence genomic window carries:
- the LOC105052799 gene encoding inactive TPR repeat-containing thioredoxin TTL3, with protein sequence YPLQPWLRSTSPTNSQSLLCVVHAPQATTVNKAHPVLVQSAYASCTGNGKIFILAIKNKEMEDDPKKASSGCGLLVLYNNVFRRHNASSSPQQQQVPSANPPKLAHSNSKRQRPKPDNKPPNLPVPMSKAMAAAAPARSTKPLAGPARMQSLGLSGELDSMIHDHQRSKGSSALVRASSGNVMLYGNLGNIRAPGAVTPNCNVLDYLPRTSGERAFNGDGGKPGNKPSRFAGTAIEPGAAAAEAAPAPEVLCRALSRRLDPEELKEMGNEEYKEGRYAEAVALYDRAILMDPDKASYWSNKAAALMGMGQLLEAVGECKEAVRIDPSYARAHLRLGTLYLRLGVAEKAIHHYKLARKEASSNDIARAQALQTHLSKCNEARKLRDWQTVLKEIQSAVSAGADSAPQVIASKAEALLALQRHDEAITTLIDAPKFDCDASTKFFGASSNAYVLAVQAQVDMAAGRFEDAVAVSQRAARLDTSSREVSSVARKARAVASARSRGNDLFKASKFKEACVAYGEGFDHDPNNAILFCNRAACRSKLGQWEKAIEDCNAALIMRPSYTKARLRRAACNAKLEHWEASIQDYEALLREMPGDEEVSKALVEAQLQLKKQQGDDIKDPKHGDNLVQITTIDQFRQYTTSPGLSVALLFNQSDEASKRTIVFLEQCCKQYPIVNFLKVDLDENPYLEEYESCVPVLQIYKNGSYVKDIRGSDHDQLENSLKVFNS encoded by the exons TATCCCCTCCAACCATGGCTGCGATCAACTTCTCCCACCAACTCCCAATCCCTTCTCTGTGTCGTTCATGCCCCCCAGGCAACAACGGTAAATAAGGCTCACCCTGTGCTCGTGCAGAGCGCCTATGCTTCGTGCACGGGGAATGGGAAAATATTTATATTAGCTATAAAGAATAAAGAAATGGAAGACGACCCAAAGAAAGCGTCGTCGGGCTGCGGTCTCCTGGTGCTTTACAACAACGTCTTCCGGCGGCACAATGCTTCGTCGTCCCCCCAGCAACAGCAGGTCCCCTCGGCGAACCCTCCCAAGCTCGCGCACTCCAATTCCAAACGCCAGCGTCCGAAACCCGACAACAAGCCCCCCAATCTGCCAGTCCCCATGTCCAAGGCCATGGCCGCCGCCGCCCCAGCCCGCTCGACCAAGCCGCTTGCAGGCCCTGCAAGAATGCAGAGCCTCGGCCTGTCGGGCGAGCTCGACAGCATGATCCACGACCACCAGCGCAGCAAGGGGAGCAGCGCCCTCGTCCGCGCGTCTTCGGGAAATGTGATGCTGTACGGGAACCTCGGGAACATCCGCGCGCCCGGTGCCGTCACCCCGAACTGCAATGTGCTCGATTACCTGCCCAGGACTTCCGGGGAGAGGGCTTTTAACGGCGACGGAGGGAAGCCAGGCAACAAGCCCAGCCGTTTTGCAGGGACCGCCATTGAACCGGGGGCGGCAGCAGCAGAAGCCGCCCCGGCCCCTGAGGTGCTGTGCCGAGCTCTGTCGAGGAGATTGGATCCGGAGGAGCTGAAGGAGATGGGCAATGAGGAGTACAAGGAAGGGAGATATGCCGAGGCGGTGGCGCTGTATGATCGGGCGATACTGATGGATCCGGACAAAGCGTCCTACTGGAGCAACAAGGCTGCCGCCCTCATGGGCATGGGCCAGCTACTTGAGGCCGTCGGCGAGTGCAAGGAAGCGGTCAGGATAGATCCTTCTTATGCCAGGGCACATCTCCGTCTGGGTACTCTTTACCTCAG ATTGGGAGTAGCTGAGAAAGCAATTCATCACTACAAGCTAGCACGAAAAGAAGCCAGCTCAAATGACATTGCGCGAGCACAGGCTCTCCAAACCCATCTCTCCAAATGCAATGAAGCGCGGAAGCTGAGGGACTGGCAGACGGTGCTAAAAGAAATACAATCTGCCGTCTCTGCTGGTGCTGATTCTGCTCCACAG GTTATTGCTTCCAAAGCAGAGGCCCTCCTAGCGCTCCAAAGACATGATGAGGCGATCACAACATTAATAGATGCACCCAAATTTGACTGTGATGCCTCCACAAAGTTTTTCGGCGCTTCTAGTAATGCGTATGTGCTTGCAGTCCAAGCACAGGTCGACATGGCAGCTGGAAG GTTTGAGGATGCGGTTGCGGTGTCTCAAAGGGCTGCTCGACTTGACACAAGCAGCAGGGAGGTAAGTTCTGTGGCGCGGAAGGCTCGAGCTGTGGCGTCAGCTCGATCGAGAGGTAATGATCTCTTCAAGGCATCCAAGTTTAAGGAGGCTTGCGTGGCATATGGTGAAGGCTTTGACCATGACCCCAACAATGCCATTTTATTTTGCAATCGAGCCGCATGCCGATCGAAGCTTGGCCAATGGGAGAAGGCAATTGAAGATTGTAATGCTGCTTTAATCATGCGCCCTTCCTACACCAAAGCTCGTCTAAGGAGAGCTGCCTGCAATGCAAAG TTGGAGCACTGGGAAGCATCCATACAAGATTATGAAGCATTACTTCGTGAAATGCCGGGAGATGAGGAGGTCAGCAAGGCCCTGGTTGAGGCTCAGCTCCAACTTAAGAAGCAGCAAGGAGATGACATCAAGGATCCGAAACATGGAGATAATTTGGTCCAAATCACCACGATAGATCAATTCAGACAGTACACTACATCACCTG GGCTGTCCGTGGCACTGCTATTCAACCAATCAGATGAAGCTTCCAAACGGACAATAGTTTTCCTGGAGCAATGCTGCAAGCAATATCCTATTGTGAATTTCCTTAAG gttgatctggatgaaaaCCCCTACTTAGAGGAGTACGAGAGCTGCGTGCCAGTATTACAGATATACAAGAATGGTTCCTACGTGAAAGATATCCGCGGGTCTGACCATGATCAACTAGAGAACTCCCTCAAAGTTTTTAACAGTTGA
- the LOC105053272 gene encoding cation/H(+) antiporter 19 yields the protein MATTNNTTVACKGPMKATSEGAWQGDDPLHHALPLIILQICLVVVVTRTLAFLLRPLRQPRVVAEIIGGILLGPSALGRNKRFLDSVFPKQSLTVLDTVANLGLLFFLFLVGLELDLRAIRRTGKKALAIALAGISLPFVLGIGTSFVLRTTVVKGTRQGPFQVFMGVALSITAFPVLARILAELKLLTTDLGRMAMSAAAVNDVAAWILLALAVALSGSGSPLVSLWVFLSGAAFVAFAAILLRPALAWMARRCLDGEPVKESYICATLATVLAAGFVTDTIGIHALFGAFIVGIIVPKDGPFAGVLIEKVEDLISGLFLPLYFVSSGLKTNVATISGARSWGLLVLVITNACLGKIAGTVIVSLIVRIPVREALTLGFLMNTKGLVELIVLNIGKDRKVLNDESFAILVLMALFTTFITTPIVMAIYKPARRGAPYKHHTVERADAESELRLLACFHGNRNIPTMINLIESSRGTRRRRVTVYAMHLMELSERSSAISMVHKARRNGLPFWNKLNRGAAGNGDQVVVAFEAYQQLSGVAIRPMTAISDLHTIHEDIVASAVQKRAALIILPFHKTQSLDGSLESLGTAYQNVNQRVLRHAPCSVAILVDRGLGGAVQVLASDVSYAIAVLFFGGPDDREALAYGARMAEHPGIALTVVRFLLPPPSGEVDADERAADGAALSDLVNKRPENSPSVKYEEQAVAERAEVMRAIKALGRCNLFLVGRSPQSGVPRLVERTDCAELGPVGSYLACSEFSTSASVLVIQRYDSSADPSKLVEEVAEIEDVPDTPVPAMTPGSSHRPLEIEK from the exons ATGGCGACGACGAACAATACGACGGTCGCATGCAAGGGGCCGATGAAGGCAACATCGGAAGGGGCGTGGCAGGGGGACGACCCGCTGCACCATGCGCTGCCGCTGATCATTCTACAGATCTGCCTGGTGGTCGTCGTCACTCGAACCCTTGCTTTTCTCCTCCGGCCTCTCCGTCAGCCCCGTGTCGTCGCCGAGATCATC GGAGGCATCCTGCTGGGCCCCTCGGCCTTGGGCCGCAACAAGAGGTTCCTAGACTCCGTATTCCCCAAGCAGAGCCTCACGGTACTCGACACCGTCGCCAACCTCGGCCtcttgttctttctttttctcgttGGATTGGAGCTGGACCTCCGGGCCATTCGACGCACTGGCAAGAAAGCTCTGGCCATCGCCCTGGCGGGCATCTCCCTCCCCTTCGTGTTGGGCATCGGCACCTCCTTCGTCCTCCGCACCACTGTCGTCAAGGGCACACGTCAGGGTCCCTTCCAGGTCTTCATGGGCGTTGCCCTCTCTATCACCGCTTTCCCCGTCCTTGCTCGCATCCTCGCAGAACTCAAGCTCCTCACTACCGACCTAGGACGCATGGCTATGTCAGCTGCTGCCGTCAATGATGTCGCCGCCTGGATCCTACTCGCCCTCGCCGTCGCCCTCTCCGGCTCTGGCTCCCCGCTTGTCTCCCTCTGGGTCTTCCTCTCCGGCGCCGCCTTCGTCGCCTTTGCCGCCATCCTCCTCCGCCCCGCCCTCGCCTGGATGGCCCGCCGCTGCCTTGATGGCGAGCCTGTTAAGGAGTCTTACATTTGTGCCACTCTCGCCACTGTCCTAGCTGCGGGCTTCGTCACGGACACCATCGGCATCCATGCCCTCTTTGGGGCCTTCATCGTGGGCATCATCGTTCCCAAGGACGGGCCTTTCGCCGGGGTGCTCATCGAGAAGGTGGAGGACCTCATCTCTGGCCTCTTCCTACCTCTCTACTTCGTGTCCAGCGGCCTCAAGACCAACGTCGCCACTATCAGTGGGGCCCGCTCCTGGGGCCTCCTCGTCCTGGTCATCACCAACGCTTGCCTTGGCAAGATTGCCGGCACCGTCATCGTCTCACTCATCGTCCGGATACCCGTTCGGGAGGCCCTTACCCTCGGTTTCCTCATGAACACCAAGGGCCTCGTCGAGCTCATCGTCCTCAATATCGGCAAGGACCGCAAG GTGCTGAACGACGAGTCGTTCGCCATCCTGGTGCTGATGGCGCTGTTCACCACCTTCATCACCACGCCCATCGTGATGGCCATCTACAAGCCGGCACGGCGCGGGGCGCCTTACAAGCACCATACCGTGGAGCGGGCCGACGCCGAGAGCGAGCTCCGCCTGCTGGCTTGCTTCCACGGCAACCGCAACATCCCCACCATGATCAACCTGATCGAGTCCTCCCGCGGCACCCGCCGCCGTCGCGTCACCGTCTACGCCATGCACCTCATGGAGCTCTCTGAGCGCTCCTCTGCCATCTCCATGGTCCACAAGGCCCGCCGCAATGGGCTCCCCTTCTGGAACAAGCTCAACAGGGGAGCGGCGGGGAACGGCGACCAGGTGGTGGTGGCCTTCGAGGCCTACCAACAGCTTAGCGGTGTCGCCATCCGCCCCATGACCGCCATCTCCGACCTCCACACCATCCATGAGGACATCGTTGCCAGCGCCGTCCAGAAGCGCGCCGCCCTCATCATACTGCCCTTCCACAAGACGCAAAGCCTCGACGGCTCCCTCGAGTCCCTTGGCACCGCCTACCAGAACGTCAACCAGCGCGTCCTTCGCCACGCCCCCTGCTCCGTCGCCATCCTCGTCGACCGTGGACTCGGTGGCGCGGTCCAGGTCTTGGCCAGCGACGTCTCCTATGCCATCGCCGTCCTCTTCTTCGGAGGTCCCGACGACCGCGAGGCCCTCGCCTATGGCGCCCGCATGGCCGAGCACCCGGGCATCGCGCTTACCGTCGTCCGCTTCCTTCTGCCACCTCCCAGTGGAGAAGTCGACGCCGACGAGCGCGCCGCCGACGGGGCAGCGTTGTCGGACTTGGTGAACAAGCGCCCGGAGAACTCGCCGTCCGTCAAGTACGAAGAGCAGGCGGTGGCAGAGCGAGCGGAAGTCATGAGGGCCATCAAGGCTTTGGGGCGGTGCAACCTCTTTCTGGTGGGGAGGTCGCCGCAGTCCGGGGTGCCGCGGCTCGTGGAGCGGACGGACTGCGCGGAGCTGGGTCCTGTGGGAAGCTACCTGGCGTGCTCGGAGTTCTCGACGTCGGCGTCGGTGTTGGTGATCCAGCGCTACGATTCCAGTGCGGACCCGTCCAAGTTGGTGGAGGAGGTGGCGGAGATCGAGGACGTGCCCGACACTCCGGTGCCAGCTATGACGCCGGGGTCCTCCCACCGGCCACTAGAAATAGAGAAATGA